Proteins found in one Plectropomus leopardus isolate mb chromosome 9, YSFRI_Pleo_2.0, whole genome shotgun sequence genomic segment:
- the LOC121947783 gene encoding uncharacterized protein C4orf45 — protein MTTSGCMTTKHDPMDRADRWAQVITQGGPLYQCLQPATDENITAGEKMKHKNKEAAAGGAQCGQRMIFTGPDGIGDYRPRSNYFPRYIGAGSSSTEATGDLGYLCQAAPHAPPPLPRQSWVGEVGWGWQYNQLLNSGALLSNMQIKKTDIRTALEDRVTQRFQSKQKNMTDDSLTVNTEFRRGAQS, from the exons ATGACAACCAGTGGTTGCATGACAACCAAGCATGACCCCATGGACAGAGCAGACCGCTGGGCTCAAGTTATCACCCAAGGGGGCCCATTATATCAGTGTCTCCAACCTGCAACTGATGAAAACATAACAGCGGGAGAAAAAatgaagcacaaaaacaaagaagcagctgcaggaggagcacAGTGTGGACAGAGGATGATTTTTACAG GCCCAGATGGAATCGGAGACTACAGGCCGAGATCAAATTATTTCCCCCGGTACATCGGTGCAGGCTCCTCATCAACTGAGGCCACAGGTGACCTCGGTTACTTGTGCCAAGCTGCGCCACatgcacctcctcctctgcccaGGCAGAGCTGGGTGGGGGAGGTTGGCTGGGGTTGGCAGTATAACCAGCTGTTGAACAGCGGGGCTCTGCTCAGCAACATGCAAATTAAG AAAACGGACATACGAACAGCGTTGGAGGACAGAGTGACTCAGAGGTTCCAGAGCAAACA AAAGAACATGACGGATGATTCACTCACAGTCAACACCGAGTTTCGCAGAGGCGCTCAGAGCTAA